Part of the Coriobacteriia bacterium genome is shown below.
CGAGGACCGCAGCTTCACGTTCGTCCTCAAGACCCCGCCGGCCGCGGTGCTCCTCAAGCAGGCCGCTGGCATCGAGAGCGGTTCGGGCACGCCCAACCGCACCAAGGTCGCATCGGTCACGACCGACCAGCTGCGCCAGATCGCCGAGACCAAGATGCCCGACCTGAACGCGAACGACATCGATGCTGCGATGAAGATCGTCGCCGGCACCGCCCGTTCGATGGGTATCACGATAGAGGACTAACGTCGATGCGGCCGCGCGGCCGCGTGACGTGCAGATGTGGGAGGGCACTCGCTGCCCGCTGACCACGAGGAGGAACCATGAAGCGAGGCAAGAGGATGGCGGCGTCGGTTGCCGCGGTCGATCGGGAGCGCCTGTACACGCCGCTCGAGGCGATGAAGCTCGCCAATGAGCTCGCGCCCGCCAAGTTCGACGAGACCGTTGAGGTGCACTTCCGTCTTGGTATCGACACCCGCCAGGCCGATCAGCAGGTCCGTGGCAGCGTGTCGCTCCCTGCCGGGACCGGCAAGGAGGTCCGGGTCGCCGTCTTCGCCCAGGGCGACAAGGCCAAGGAAGCGGAAGATGCCGGCGCCGACATCGTGGGCTCCGATGACCTCGTCGAGAAGATCTCGGGCGGTTTCCTGGACTTCGACGCCACCGTCGCGACGCCCGACATGATGAGCAAGGTCGGCCGCCTGGGCAAGATCCTCGGCACACGTGGCCTGATGCCGAACCCAAAGCTCGGCACCGTGACCATGGACATCGCCCGCGTGGTGGGCGAACTGAAGGCCGGTCGCGTCGAGTACCGTGCGGACAAGTTCGGAATCGCCCACGTGGGCATCGGCAAGAAGTCCTTCACCCCCGAGGCGCTGATCCAGAATTACGGTGCGCTGCTGGATGAGATACTTCGCGCGAAGCCGGCTGGCTCGAAGGGCCGCTACATCAAGTCGATCACCATCTCGACGACGATGGGCCCGGGCATCAAGGTCGACCCGCTCAAGACGCGCAACCTCCTCGAAGAGGCCTAGCGCCTCGCGAGGCTTGCACGGGTGCGGGTGACAGGCTATCATCACCTGCGCTCCAAAGTTGATAACACACGCACGACCGCTACCGTAGACAGCAGGTGCCCGGAGGCATCCGGGTCTTAAGGGAACCGAGCCCGGTTCCGCCCGCCGAGGTGGAGACACACGAACTAGCGACGCGTAAGCGTCTTCGCGTCCGTGGCCTCCGCCGTATCAGGCGGGGGCCACGTCGCATTTCGGAGGGCTACACGTCCTCGAGCGACACGGCCTCGTCTGGCGTGTCGCGTGTGTGAACGGAAGGAGGGAAGTGTATGCCGACATCTGAAAAGCAGCGGCTTGTGGCCGAGATCAAAGACCGCCTGTCGTCGTCGGGTGGCGTGATCCTCGCCGACTACCGCGGTCTTTCCGTGAAGGACATGCGTGCGCTGCGCACCTCGCTCTACGAGACCGGCAGCGAGGCGACCGTGTACAAGAACTCGCTCGCCCAGATCGCGATCCGCGAACTCGAGCTGCCGAACATGGACGAGTACCTTGCGGGGCCGACGGTCTTCGTGTTCACCCCGGAGGACCCGGTGGCGACCGCCAAGGCGCTGCTCGCGTTTGCGAAGGAGAACAAGACCTTCGCGTTCAAGGGCGGGCTCATCGAGGGCAACGTCGTCACGGCTGACGTCGTGAGGACGATCGCGGTGCTGCCGTCTCGCGAGGAGCTTATCGCGAAGCTCATGGGCACCATGCTCAACCCGATCAGAGGCTTCATGGCCATGGCGAACGCCCCCGTGGGCGCCTTCGCGCGGGTCGTCAAGGCCGTGGCGGACCAGAAGGCCGCCGCGTAAGGAACGTTCGGACGATACATGCGGACAGGCGAACAGACTCGCCTCAAGTCCCGAGAACAGAAGGAGTACTAAGAGATGGCTGCTCTTAAGCGTGAGGACATTCTCGAGTGGATCAAGGCTGCTCCGGCCCTCGAGCTCGCTGAGCTCGTGAAGGAGATGGAAGAGGTCTTCGGTGTCTCGGCTGCCGCTCCGGTCGCCGCTGCCGCCGCCCCCGCCGGCGAGGCCGCTGTGGTCGAGGAGAAGGACAGCTTCGACGTCGTCATCAACGGTGCTGGCGAGAAGAAGATCCAGGTCATCAAGGTCGTGCGCGAGCTCGACTCGTCGCTCGGACTGAAGGAAGCCAAGGACCTCGTCGACGCCGCGCCGAAGGCCGTGCTCACGGGTGTCAACAAGGAGAAGGCGGCCGAGGCGAAGGCCAAGCTCGAGGAGGCCGGCGCCTCAGTCGAGGTCAAGTAGAACCGTTCGTCGCGGGGCCGCTTAGCCCCGTCTCGTTCGTGGCCGGCGGCGCGGAATCGCGCCGCCGGCCACAACGCACGATTGATGTCAAGTATTCATTGACCGAGGCAAACGCCTTCGGTAGACTGAACGTTTGCGACTCTCAGTACGCCGCTTGGGTATAAGGAGGAATCACCTGGTGCCGCGCGAAGCAGGTTCCCCCGCTCCCGCTGGTGCTCGCCAGCGCCGTTCGTTCGCTAAGATCCCCGAGATTCTGGATGTTCCGAATCTCATTGCGATTCAGACGGACAGTTTCAAATGGTTCCTCGATGAGGGACTGAACGACACCTTTCAGGACATCTCTCCGATAAGTGACTTCACCGACACGTTGGCCGTCGAGTTCGGCGGCCACGAGTTCGGCGATGCCAAGTACTCCGTCGAGGAGTGCAAGGAGAAGGACATGTCCTACCAGGCGCCCCTGTTCGTCGAGGTGCGCTTCATCAACAAAGAAACCGGAGAGATCAAGGAGCAGCAGGTGTTCATGGGCGACTTCCCGCTCATGACCGACCGCGGCACCTTCGTCATAAACGGCACCGAGCGCGTTGTCGTTTCGCAGCTCGTGCGCTCGCCGGGTGCCTACTTCAAGTGGGACATCCGCAACAACAAGAGCTACGCAGTGGGTTCGGTCATCCCGAGCCGCGGCGCATGGCTCGAGTTCGAGATCGGCCGCCCGTGGTTCTCATGGGTGGCATCCGGCCGTCCCATGGAGGCCGACAAGCAGTTCGGCGAGGCGTACGTCCGCGTCGACCGCAAGCGCAAGGTTCCCGCGACCGTACTCATCCGTGCACTCGGCATCGCCGAGACCGAGGAAGAGATGCTTGACGTCCTCGGTGACAGTTTCGTCGTTCGCCGCACGCTCGAACGCGATCACACCACCACCCGCGAAGAGGCGCTCATCGAGCTCTACAAGCGCCTTCGTCCGGGTGAGCCGGCCAACGTCGAATCGGCGCGTTCGCTGCTCGACGGCCTGTTCTTCAACCCGCAGCGCTACGACCTCGGCAAGGTCGGTCGCTTCATGCTCAACCGCAAGCTGCGGCTCGGCGTGCCCGAAGAGGTCCACACCCTCACCAACGAGGACGTCGTGGGCATGCTCAAGTTCCTCTTCGGCCTCTGGGAGCAGGACTATCGCGAGCATGCGACCGAGGACGTCCTTGCGACGCTTCGCGCCAAGTACGACTCGATCAAGCTCGGCGCCGAAGATCGCGATTTCGAAGTGGACGATATCGACCACTTCGGCAACCGTCGCGTTCGCAGCGTGGGCGAGCTCATCCAGAACCAGTTCCGCATCGGTCTTGCGCGCATGGAGCGTGTTGTCCGCGAGCGCATGACCACGCAGGACGTGGAGCAGATCACGCCGCAGTCGCTCATCAACATCCGGCCGATCGTGGCGAGCATCAAGGAGTTCTTCGGTTCCTCGCAGCTGTCGCAGTTCATGGACCAGACCAACCCGCTCGGCGGTCTCACGCACAAGCGTCGCGTGTCGGCCCTCGGCCCGGGCGGTCTGTCCCGCGAGCGCGCCGGCTTCGAGGTGCGAGACGTCCACCCCTCGCACTACGGCCGCATGTGCCCGATCGAGACGCCTGAAGGTCCGAACATCGGCCTCATCGGCTCGCTCGCGACCTTCGCGCGGATCAACGCATACGGCTTCATCGAGACGCCGTACCGCAAGGTCGTGAAGGGCAAGGTCACCGACGAGATCGAGTACCTGACTGCCGAGAAGGACGAACTGTTCATCATCGCGCAGGCAGGCGAACCGATCGACCCGAAGACGGGCAAGTTCGTCAACGACAAGGTGCTCTGCCTCATCAAAGGCGGCGAGCCGATCGACGCCGCGCCCAACGAGGTCGACTACATGGACGTCAGCGCCCGTCAGATCGTGTCGGTCGCGACCGCCCTCATCCCGTTCCTTGAGCACGACGACGCGAACCGCGCACTCATGGGTTCGAACATGCAGCGTCAGGCCGTGCCGCTGCTCACGCCTTCGGCTCCGCTGATCGGCACCGGCATGGAGTATCGCGCCGCGGTCGATACCGGCGAGATCATCGTGGCGCGGCACGCGGGCACGGTAAGCTCCGTGGACAGCACTTCGATCGAGGTCACCTCCAAGGAGGGCGTCGACACCTACTCGCTGCCCAAGTTCATGCGTTCGAACCAGGGCACCTGCATCAACCACAAGCCGCTCGTTTCCGAGGGCCAGCAGGTCGCCGAGGGCCAGGTCCTCGCTGACGGCCCCTCCACCGAGGCGGGCGAGCTCGCGCTGGGCCAGAACCTTCTCGTGGCGTTCATGCCGTGGGAGGGCTACAACTACGAAGATGCGATCATCCTTTCGGAACGCGTGGTGCGCGATGACCTGCTGACCTCGATCCACATCGAGGAGTACGAGGTCGAGGCTCGCGATACCAAGCTCGGTCCGGAAGAGATCACTCGCGAGATCCCGAACGTCGGCGAAGACGTTCTGGCCAACCTCGACGAGGACGGCATCATCCGCATCGGTGCCGAGGTCTTCCCCGGCGACGTGCTCGTGGGCAAGGTCACCCCCAAGGGCGAGACCGAGCTCACCGCCGAGGAGCGGTTGCTCCGCGCGATCTTCGGTGAGAAGGCGCGTGAGGTGCGCGACACGTCGCTCAAGGTGCCGCACGGTGAGACCGGCCGCGTCATCGCAGTCCACAAGATGAGCCGCGACAACGGCGACGATCTGAACCCGGGCGTTGACGAACTCGTGCGCGTGTACGTCGCACAGAAGCGCAAGATCCAGGAAGGCGACAAGCTCGCCGGCCGTCACGGGAACAAGGGTGTCATCTCCAAGATCCTGCCGGTCGAGGACATGCCGTTCCTGGCAGACGGCACTGCCGTCGATATCATCCTGAACCCCCTCGGCGTGCCGAGCCGAATGAACATCGGGCAGCTGCTCGAAACGCACCTCGGCTGGGCCGCGCACGTAGGCTGGAGCGACGAGAAGACGCAGAAGGAGCCGGTCTACGGCCCGATGCACGTGGCGACGCCCGTGTTCGACGGTGCCAAGGAGTACGAGATCTCCGAGACGCTGGTGAAGGCCGACAAGAACGTCAAGCTGCAGGCGCAGGAGCGCTACGGCAAGAAGATGCTCGAGTCGGTCGTGCCGCATATCAACGAGTATGGCAAGACCGTGCTCTTCGACGGTCGTACCGGCGAGCCGTTCCGCCAGCCGGTCACGGTCGGTCAGATCTACATCCTGAAGCTGCTCCATCTGGTCGACGACAAGATCCACGCTCGTTCGACCGGCCCGTACTCGCTCATCACCCAGCAGCCGCTCGGTGGTAAGGCGCAGTTCGGTGGCCAGCGCTTCGGCGAGATGGAAGTGTGGGCCCTGTACGCATACGGCGCCGCCTACGTGCTGCAGGAGATCCTCACCATCAAGTCCGACGACGTGCTGGGCCGCGTGAAGGCGTACGAGGCCATCGTCAAGGGCGAGAACATCCCCGAGCCGGGCATTCCTGAGAGCTTCAAGGTGCTCGTGAAGGAGATGCAGTCGCTGTGTCTGGACGTGGAGATCATGTCCGAGAGCGGCGAGGAGATCGAGCTCAAGGAGGACGAGGAGGACGTGTTCCGCACCGCTGAGGAACTCGGCCTCGACCTCACCGGCATGGGCGAGGCCCCCGGCCTCGGCAGGGTGAATGCCAGCGAGTCGCTGGAGGATCTCGACACGTCGGAGATCGACCTTTCGCTCGAGTTCGGCGAAGAGGGCATTGCTGTCGAGAGTGCCGAAGAGTAGGGCCCGGTAGGCAGTTACGGGTAGGCGCCCGCTCATCTGAGGGCGTTCACCGGATGGAGGAATAACGTTGCTCGACGTCGACGTCAACAACTTCGATAAGCTCCGCATCGGGCTCGCCAGCTCGGAGCAGATCCGTCAGTGGTCGCGCGGCGAGGTCAAGAAGCCGGAGACTATCAACTACCGCACGCTCAAGCCTGAGAAGGACGGACTCTTCTGCGAGAAGATCTTCGGTCCGACGAAGGACTGGGAGTGCTACTGCGGCAAGTACAAGCGCGTGCGCTTCAAGGGCATCATCTGCGAGCGCTGCGGCGTGGAGGTCACGCGCGCCAAGGTACGTCGCGAGCGGATGGGTCACATCGAGCTCGCTGCGCCGGTCTCGCACATCTGGTACTTCAAGGGCGTGCCGAGCCGCATGGGCTATCTCCTTGACATCGCGCCCCGCGATCTTGAGAAGGTGCTCTATTTCGCGTCGTCCATCATCACTTCGGTGAACGAGGACGACCGCGAGGCTGATCTCTCAATGCTGAAGGACGAGCTCGACGCTGATCTGCAGGCGCTCGAGTCCGATGTGGCCGAGGAGAAGGCGCAGACGGAGGCCGAGA
Proteins encoded:
- the rplK gene encoding 50S ribosomal protein L11, translated to MAKKVVGFIKLQIPGGQANPAPPVGPALGQHQVNIMQFCQAYNAETQDKIGTIIPVEITVYEDRSFTFVLKTPPAAVLLKQAAGIESGSGTPNRTKVASVTTDQLRQIAETKMPDLNANDIDAAMKIVAGTARSMGITIED
- the rplJ gene encoding 50S ribosomal protein L10, which translates into the protein MPTSEKQRLVAEIKDRLSSSGGVILADYRGLSVKDMRALRTSLYETGSEATVYKNSLAQIAIRELELPNMDEYLAGPTVFVFTPEDPVATAKALLAFAKENKTFAFKGGLIEGNVVTADVVRTIAVLPSREELIAKLMGTMLNPIRGFMAMANAPVGAFARVVKAVADQKAAA
- the rplA gene encoding 50S ribosomal protein L1 translates to MKRGKRMAASVAAVDRERLYTPLEAMKLANELAPAKFDETVEVHFRLGIDTRQADQQVRGSVSLPAGTGKEVRVAVFAQGDKAKEAEDAGADIVGSDDLVEKISGGFLDFDATVATPDMMSKVGRLGKILGTRGLMPNPKLGTVTMDIARVVGELKAGRVEYRADKFGIAHVGIGKKSFTPEALIQNYGALLDEILRAKPAGSKGRYIKSITISTTMGPGIKVDPLKTRNLLEEA
- a CDS encoding DNA-directed RNA polymerase subunit beta, with translation MPREAGSPAPAGARQRRSFAKIPEILDVPNLIAIQTDSFKWFLDEGLNDTFQDISPISDFTDTLAVEFGGHEFGDAKYSVEECKEKDMSYQAPLFVEVRFINKETGEIKEQQVFMGDFPLMTDRGTFVINGTERVVVSQLVRSPGAYFKWDIRNNKSYAVGSVIPSRGAWLEFEIGRPWFSWVASGRPMEADKQFGEAYVRVDRKRKVPATVLIRALGIAETEEEMLDVLGDSFVVRRTLERDHTTTREEALIELYKRLRPGEPANVESARSLLDGLFFNPQRYDLGKVGRFMLNRKLRLGVPEEVHTLTNEDVVGMLKFLFGLWEQDYREHATEDVLATLRAKYDSIKLGAEDRDFEVDDIDHFGNRRVRSVGELIQNQFRIGLARMERVVRERMTTQDVEQITPQSLINIRPIVASIKEFFGSSQLSQFMDQTNPLGGLTHKRRVSALGPGGLSRERAGFEVRDVHPSHYGRMCPIETPEGPNIGLIGSLATFARINAYGFIETPYRKVVKGKVTDEIEYLTAEKDELFIIAQAGEPIDPKTGKFVNDKVLCLIKGGEPIDAAPNEVDYMDVSARQIVSVATALIPFLEHDDANRALMGSNMQRQAVPLLTPSAPLIGTGMEYRAAVDTGEIIVARHAGTVSSVDSTSIEVTSKEGVDTYSLPKFMRSNQGTCINHKPLVSEGQQVAEGQVLADGPSTEAGELALGQNLLVAFMPWEGYNYEDAIILSERVVRDDLLTSIHIEEYEVEARDTKLGPEEITREIPNVGEDVLANLDEDGIIRIGAEVFPGDVLVGKVTPKGETELTAEERLLRAIFGEKAREVRDTSLKVPHGETGRVIAVHKMSRDNGDDLNPGVDELVRVYVAQKRKIQEGDKLAGRHGNKGVISKILPVEDMPFLADGTAVDIILNPLGVPSRMNIGQLLETHLGWAAHVGWSDEKTQKEPVYGPMHVATPVFDGAKEYEISETLVKADKNVKLQAQERYGKKMLESVVPHINEYGKTVLFDGRTGEPFRQPVTVGQIYILKLLHLVDDKIHARSTGPYSLITQQPLGGKAQFGGQRFGEMEVWALYAYGAAYVLQEILTIKSDDVLGRVKAYEAIVKGENIPEPGIPESFKVLVKEMQSLCLDVEIMSESGEEIELKEDEEDVFRTAEELGLDLTGMGEAPGLGRVNASESLEDLDTSEIDLSLEFGEEGIAVESAEE
- the rplL gene encoding 50S ribosomal protein L7/L12, with product MAALKREDILEWIKAAPALELAELVKEMEEVFGVSAAAPVAAAAAPAGEAAVVEEKDSFDVVINGAGEKKIQVIKVVRELDSSLGLKEAKDLVDAAPKAVLTGVNKEKAAEAKAKLEEAGASVEVK